The genome window TGCTCCTGGCTCTATCGTACGACCGTGTTTTTCCTCGTTTGCGTACTGTTCCGTCTCATCTGCTACCTCCAGATCCTGCGGCTACAAGACTTTGCCACCGTGTTCCAAGTGGAATCTGATGTGGGGTCAGTGTTGTCTGAGCATCTTAGGATCAGGAGGCACCTCACCATCATAAGCCACAGATACCGTGGGTTCATATTGTGGTCGCTGATTCTGGTCACAGGGAGCCAATTTGCTTTGCTGCTCATCACAACCAGGTCCGGTGCCACTGCCAATCTTGATGTCTACAGATCTGGTGAACTTGCGGTATGCCTTCTTTTGCATTCTGTCACGGTTTACATTTAAGGTCGgaatcataaattttttaatgggtgggctagctaaagttattagcttaaaatctaattataatttttttttttaaactaacaGTTTCTATAGTtttttctagaaataaaaatatatgttaaatcatataaatcatGCTAGTTCtaaacacaagaaaaaaaggaactaGAGCTATATTATTCACGAAAGGGtgaattttatttagaaaaatgctTCACTTTTGGAGATACGTTAATGGAAAAGGattaaaatttatgtttgGGATAAACTTTGACACCAAATACAAATGTGAAAGACCTTTGACTATGCCTATTGGTGTGGTAAGATATgcaattgtatattttttatttacttttagtttaaaatattaggctctatatgtttaattatgtttttccCGAAAACCTTCCTTAGGCTACAGCCTAGGACAACCCTTGGGTTAGTTCCGCCCCGGTTACATTACTTGTTCAAAGTTGTTGGATTGAACTTTCAACGCAAagcaattttttgttgttgttgttgttatatTTGAGGAAAGAAACTCTACTAGGATTCGATTCTGGGTGGGATTGGGAGGGGGTGGTGGGTTACAATGAACCACGGTATATCATGCATGTTCTTGGTGCAATATGTCATTTTTATAGTATTGTAGTTGAGCTATATTTAGACATCAACAGTTTTTTAGgcaaaaaaactcatcatattcAGTAAAATTTATAACCTGAATAATGATGTTTCATCTTTTGGTACAGTTATGCTCCATAACTTTAGTCACAGGGGTCCTCATCTTACTGCGTAGTGCAACTAAAATCACACACAAGGCCCAAGCAGTCACATGTCTCGCTACCAAGTGGCATGTTTGCGCCACTCTAGACTCGTTTGATGCAAACGAAGGAGATTCTCCAACGACTAATCCGATCGCCGCCAATGGGAGAGTGTTTCCGGTTGCCAGTAGTAGCGGAGATTCAGACAGCGATCTGGCAAGTGATGATCAAGATGAATTGGAAAATGCTAAGTTGGACCTATCATATTCATATAGTACTATCTCCTATCAAAAAAGACAAGCTCTAGGTAACTCAACCTAATTTTAGTTAGAACATACATATATCATCACCAACTCTTACCATTCATGATAAATTTTTTGCTAGTAGTTTTATAGTCAGTCGCTCACAAGTGGAAAATTCCTAATCATGACTATTGATGATATGTTGCAATTCTTGACAATTGATTTGCACCAAAATACATTAATGGACATTCGTGAGTGACTGACCTTAACATCATCCTTGATATAACGTAATCAACAATAGAGTCACTATTAGCTCTTATAACTAGCCCAAGTAATAAAAGTAATAACAAAGTCTTACTATATAATTACAACAACATATTATATTTTGCACATTGGTATTTGTGTCACTTAATttgatgatattattattaaatattagTTGTTGCAACTTGCAGTGACGTATCTTGAGAATAATAGAGCTGGTATTACAATATACGGATTTACATTCGACAGGACTACACTCCACACTATCTTTATGCTTGAGCTATCACTCATTCTTTGGTTGCTGGGAAAAACAGTTGGAATTTAAGTTCATACTAAGATACATTGAGAGAGATAGTTATATAATTTTGAAAGTTGCATTTAGGAGATGTATAATTGATCACAATTTTCCATTACTTTTCAGTGTATGGATTCCCCCTTACTTAAAGtgattttgtaaatttttgtaattaaGCTGGGCATTTTGATTGATTAGTTTGGTTTGAttcaattatatatacattaaaaaaatgagcAAAAATAGATTCCAAACTTGAATCAACTCGTAACACTCAATTTGAAATATTCTAAATCACTAATATTTAGAATATTTCGAATCAAGTATTTCAAGcttaatattgaaaatgcttATGAGAAGTCAATAGCTTGAAGATACTCTCTAGTTATAGATATTTATCGTACAACCAATGCAGTTGCAATGATTTATATACTtcagttatatatatatatatatatatatatatatatatatatattccttctTAACTAATATGTGATAGGCAGTGAATCATAAACATTATTCATAATTGTAGCCCATGTgtagtttatgttttatataaattgGATAGTTTGTGATATTGGCAGTGAATCACcccactactacaaaaaatgaaatacacAACGGTAATCCACCGTCGTTATGATGCCTTTGAAAATCATCGTTAAATCGACCGTCATCTTTTGGTGTATCAAACTATGATGGcttttcaccgtcgttgtaTATTTGTTGTGatgatctttcttttctcttttttatggTCTCAACTCAAATGCCAATATTCTGTTGCGTGCTTTGGTATCACagaatttttcttgttttggtagctcactttttttttgttttttgtttttgttaccCACTGATAAAAGTGACAAAATGCTCTCcttgacaaacaaaaaatttcaaagtcGAGAATACCTCATTGAAGCTGCTCGTAAGATTGCATTTGTGCAAGGGTATACGAAATTGGTACTTAAGTGAAGGGGGTAAATCAAAACCCCAATGGATAGATCTAAGACAACAATGATTAATTGTTCCTAGTAACAATATGATTGGTCAATTACTAGTCATAGacctataaacaaacaagttcaGCACAGATTCAtcacaaatcaaatataaGAACCTGCAAGCCTAAAAGGTAACTAcgtgacaacctaggcactcagaaggatccatcaatctaggcatcccttATACTAGCAACAACTAGAGTGAAAGGTGTGTCAACATTCATCAACATTTTCAGAGATAATATGGCTAGTCATAAAATCAAGAACAACACACCATAAATGTTCACCCAAAAACCCACAACTGGGAAAAACTATGGGTCATCACTCCAACCAGGCAAATCAAGAAGATTCTTACAGAAAAGTAATCACAAGCTCAAACAATCCTAAGTCTATTTAGGAAATGAGCACTACCTCCCTGTGCAACCTTCTTCTCCAAACTTAGTTGAGGTAGTAGCTTGTCCTCTGTGGAAATGGTAGCTAGTCTATCAACTTCTTCACCCCATGGCACTGCAACTCAGCTTCGGATTGTCACCAAAGATTCTGAGACGAAAGAGTCAATtccttcaagaaaccatactcttaaAGAAATCAACCAAGAATCTGATCTAGACTAAagaagatgactagtcatgaTAACCCAGATGTAGACTCAAGAAGATGACTACACTAGTAAAACaaaccccttgcgcgaccaaattttgcgcgacgaaaaactattcgtcgcgcaaagtcactttgcgcgacgaaaaataattcgtcgcccaaagtcacttcgcgcgacaaacttttgcgcgacgacaacaatacatcgttcgcgcaaagtcttgcgcgaccaaattttgcgcgacgaaaaataattcgtcgctcaaagtgactttgcgcgacgaaaagtaaacttcgtcgcgcaaagtccttataaaaataaataaaatattttttaaaaatttttccatgacgtaatccaaacattttgtcacctaaaccaatttatttttgttttttattttgtatgcataacacttaagaaattaaacggtatatatatttattaagtaactttaaatttattattttagatcggatcggatttttattagaaaaatatattcttgttgttcggattgggtttttgttagaaaatatatattttaaattgacgatcgaattatttcattgtattcatatcgggtcaaggagtgtagcagtaaaaaatcatcaaaatcggagttaaaataaccgttaaatcttgatttttcattataaccgtcgaaaagttttatcctcttacttgatctctgaatgtttattttttccgatttctggctatatgatctcgaagtataaacaaacaagtttgatggttggatcgttgaaactagtttttttgaatgcatatgccatcaaaacaatatattcactaacaattaagagtttatttatactttcgttaaatataacataagattttgtggtatccactagtgtaaatattttaaattgaagatcaaattcagtcattgtattcatatagggtcaaggagtgtagctgtaaaaaatcatcaaaatcggagttaaaataaccattaaatcttgatttttcatttataaccatcgaaaagttttgtcccattacttgatcaatgaatgtttattttttccgatttttggcgtatatgatctcgaagtataaacaaacaagtttgacggttggatcgttgaaactagtttcgtagaatgtgtatgccatcaaaacaatatattcactaacaattaagagtttatttatattttcgttaaatataacataagattttgtggtatccactagtgtaaatattttaaattgaagatcaaattctgtcattgtattcatacagggtcaaggagtgtaactgtaaaaaatcatcaaaatcggagttaaaataaccgttaaatcatgatttttcatttataaccgtcgaagagttttgtcccgttacttgatctatgaatgtttattttttccgatttttggcatatatgatctcgaagtataaaaaaacaagtttgacggttggatcgttgaaactagtttcgtagaatgcatatgccatcaaaacaatatattcactaacaattaagagtttatttatactttcgttaaatataacataagattttgtggtatccactagtgcaaatgttttaaattgaagatcaaattcagtcattgtattcatatagggtcaaggagtgtagctgtaaaaaaatcatcaaaatcggagttaaaataaccgttaaatcgtgatttttcatttataactatcgaaaagttttgtcccgttactagatctctgaatgtttgttttttgtgatttttggggtatacgatcttgaagtatatacaaacaagtcttatggttagatcgttgaagtgtgtgtgtgtgtgtgtgtgtgtgtgtgtgtgtgtgtatatatatatatatttatttattaagtagctttaaatttatttattttgtacatataatacttaagaaattgaatagtatatacatttattaagtagctttcaccttaattatattttaaatcataaaataaaatatttttattttttattattcataacaattatttttataaatattgtgctacgaaccaatttttcgtctctcaaaagtttgcgcgaccaacagttcgtcgtgcaaaactcaaaaaatttgggcgagtaccaaaaatgggacgcgggtttttaaaattaaaaaaaaaaactttagactttgcgcgaccaatattttttgtcgcgcaaaaatttgggcgggtaagattttaaaaacacaTCATATTTCAAagtataaatttcaaaatctcaTAATGAAAACTCAAACCTTATCAAATAGAGAATGCAAAGTAAAcgttttactttaaaaaattctcaatGAGTGAAGTAGATTTCAAACACATaaacagatttaaaaaatgattTGAAAACCTCATTTCAAAAGCCATGAACACTCTCAAACAAACCAAAGAGAAAACCAAGTTTTCCAAAATGGTGCAAATGAAAGAGATAAGAGATTAAACTTTGACGTGCAAAGCCATGGTTAGATTTTCTCAAAAAGAAGTAgctttcaaaatgaaatattgaaaTCCCATTTCTATGCCATAAACACtctcaaacaaacaaaagtgaaaactaagttttccaaaattgtgaaaatgaaagcgataagagatgaaaattttgtatcaCTAAACAAAAGTTTgagaaatgaaatttcaatgaAAGCCTGAAAGGAATTCAAGAACCCATGAACTCTTCCCCTAAAAACCAAAATCTAATTTATGCACCATCTCTCACtagaactctctctctctctctctctctctctctctctctctctctctaaacccatttgaaaaatgtaaataaGAGAGTTGATGAGTCCAGACCAACCCCAGCCATTTTGGTAGGTCAAAAGGACACTTGGCATCCAATGATTGGACTTATGATAaggtcataatttcacacattgCATGCCTTGTttgcttagtaattttgtttagcttctctttattttgagtctcttacctatgtttgtgtgttttgtaggttaagacagcaaggggatgacatttgatacaattcatgcatgttaagggctgagtggcacaagaggaatatgagcttaaagacaaaaccaGTTTGAGCCACACTTCTTGTCAGTCCAGTTTGGTAggtcatcttgcaggcctcattGCAGCAACTTACGCAGGTCCgatgaggagacatccttgataaaagttgttccaatgggtgtttattataacatatccaaatttcagccCAACTGGATATATCTGGAGCCCTCAGCACGTCAAAGACTGAACCAAGTCCACAGAAATGTCatgttggctgccatcacatttaatgtggctacatccctagagccatgtgctACACATGGGCAGCCACACATGGGAGTCAAATCAGCTTAGAAGCtcagaaagatgaacaaaagtcaagctttccataaagaaaccataccaaagcatgtatttggcagctggagcagttggcaagtatgttagctggagcagttggcaagtatgggcagctggagcagttgggagcagctaagagaggtgtgcttcaccagccaaaggggaggacgaaattgcactctataaatagagagctgcacactcattcaaaggggacacacacattcacttcatccattactctcatacaaacattcagattcaccacaaagagagaagagagcttggagctgtcctgggaacttccttgatgccatcatctagttcttctcctctctttatcctatctatgtatttcttattttctgtattcatagttatgtctaactaatccatttagttagggcttaggatgaagccctagtcatgaatatttaatgtTATagatgattttatagttaattgatttccttgcttttattatcaagttgttaatctccagtttattatgtgcttgatgtatgttttcttggagtagctaactaggattttatgcatctagcacaggttgggaaggggtttagattcaccaattctactctcctttcacaagcaacacatgaatggcctaagaatcattcaaggggttaataaccataggttgactaggacagataccatgttctaggacttgtgtgattatcatattctcaaggagcttaatgactcttgtatgctttattctaagtagataccatgcttaggttgcatattagagatcacgtgttgtgtagataccatgcataatcacatgccttaggagaatcatgcatcctgcacctagataccataggcttgtatgcgataatctattgttgatgaagcttgagtcaatttctatgcattcataacttggataggaaaactagtgATGGATTCCAAGGCTCTAACACCTCTCAATTATTGTTTCACAATCTGTTGATTGCTGCCAGTGTTTACTTTCgagcactttcatttcactttcttcttttcgtttgaacaacaaaaccccccaTTTCGAGTGCGGGTGTGGTGCTAGGATTCTGTCCTAGACCTTGAGTAATTAGCAAGAGGCATTGTTGAATTCGACCTTGCCTTTAGCTAGTTAGTTAGTTTCgtaatttaacttggaaccaagttaccattctccgtgggatcgacctcgtatttacataagctatacTACAAATGGTTCGTGCATTtgcgagaattaaagttgctatttttaattactcattttagttgttaagaatagGAGCAACAACTTATAATAAGCAAAATCACGTGCCTTCGTTAAAAATCTCGTGCTGAAAATATTGGCCtatatgactagtcatctcgACAAAGTATATGGATGCAAATGCTGATTTGGCCtatat of Prunus dulcis chromosome 4, ALMONDv2, whole genome shotgun sequence contains these proteins:
- the LOC117625919 gene encoding uncharacterized protein LOC117625919, whose protein sequence is MRNDGREALLNRNKLGRCVSHKQDELKSFRSYIWWMCVDQSNAWKACISWTIFILFGIVVPAISHFVFACAICDGKHKRPYDCVVQLSLSSVATVSFLCLSWFVRKFGLRRFLFFDKLYNESETVRREYTEQLNRSLKLLCIFVMPCFAAESAYKIWWYASEATQIPFLGNVYMSAAIACSLELCSWLYRTTVFFLVCVLFRLICYLQILRLQDFATVFQVESDVGSVLSEHLRIRRHLTIISHRYRGFILWSLILVTGSQFALLLITTRSGATANLDVYRSGELALCSITLVTGVLILLRSATKITHKAQAVTCLATKWHVCATLDSFDANEGDSPTTNPIAANGRVFPVASSSGDSDSDLASDDQDELENAKLDLSYSYSTISYQKRQALVTYLENNRAGITIYGFTFDRTTLHTIFMLELSLILWLLGKTVGI